The DNA sequence caaagaggaTTTTAAAAACGAATACCAGAATAGTTTTTACCGCTGAAGCCGAAAATGACCTGCGTTTTTTCCCTTTACccaccaatttttcaaaaaaggcatTCTTtggaaaatcccacttttcAGAAAGTTGGTGGGTAATAGGAAAAAATGGGGGTCGTTTTCAGCTTCGAAAGGAGAAAGTAAGTGGGAATTACCCGGTAAGACACTTGAATGAAGTAATTCTACCGGCTTCTCAAATGCAAAACATATTTTCCTCTAtaattttaacaattgaatttgaaaatgaccTCGGTTCTTCTCTCTTATACACTTGTTTCTGGAATTTTAAGATAAATAATCCCGGAAATCTAAAAGATGTAAGGGAATAACTAAAGTCATTTTGTACTCAGCCCTAAAATTACAAAGGAATCGACTATCAAACTAccttattattaaaaaaaattatatatagATGAAATTCCTAGATATTAGTTTGAGGACATTTCCATGGAACCTACAAAGAGTTTTTTCTGCAAAGTTTTGATAGGAAATCATGTAATGTAGTGCTTGCTAAGGTAAGCTgagatgataaaatttgaacatttctataagaggaggaaaaaaaagactCCAGCGACTTGGTAGCAGAAGCTATGGTATAAACTACTACCTAAGTTggatagtcaaattttaactttgaatTCTACTTCGTGGCATCAACAGAGGTTGTTCATTTTCTATAAAACTTATACCCAATGTATGGTtacatcaaaggaaattagtaaaatcaggcattttatcaaatgcctaggccggtagtcaaattttgacggtttatGGAATTTTATAAATTTACGGCCAAGAGTTCAcaggttttcaatattttgggaagaataactcttcaaatccgcgaactctccttgttccttcctgTATACGTGCTTTCAGTGCATTTAAacgttaaaactttaaaaattctacGTTTTATgatgtgctgaaaatttcatgagaaatgtgCACTCAGAAtcttaaaatcatttaaaatactattgtatgctgcacatttttacagaaaattctttcttacaggagcaacgaattattttgtataaaatgaaggtaaaaaataataatttcaatccaagtaagaatatttgactatttgcctgggcatttgacaaaatgcctgattttactatttgccttcAACAAATACGAACACTTACACTTGGCCTCAAGAACACAATTATCACCAACAGCTTTTGCTTCACATACACAGCTGACTTCAAACATGTTGTTGTTGCCAATGAAGAGCGTCTGGGGTTGTCCACTAGCATCTTTTGGAAGTCTAAACAGGTGAAATAAAACAACACAATTATTAAAAGCTTTACAAAGATCAAGCAATCGTTtgaaaagcaatttttttttttttattcaaagatTTCCAAGATAAATGCTTCTCATTACGTATTTGTTTTAGAATGAAACATTGGCATATATTACAAACACCAATCATGTTTACCATTTTTCATTTGCCGAAGATCATTGATAATGAAAAAGGACAAGCACATACTTTCCTTgccaaaatcatctgaaaacaGTCACAAAGTCATTCTGAGAACATTTACACTACATTTAGCAATAAGGAACTGCTGGCATTGCAACATGAACATGTCCTAGATTGTATGAGCTGGATGGGGAActattttaatttgtaaatttcTCTTACAAGATGAAGAAAATGTGCAAAATCTTAGCCGAACTGTAATTCTGAGACTTATTTCTTCGTAGTAAAATGCAGCTAATTTATGGGGAATGAATCACAAAccatctgtaaaaacacataCTTATTTCTTATGACTGTTTGCTCTTCAAAGATGTTTCCGTCGCCAATCACGATGGGACCATTTTCAGCGAGGATTGATGCTCTTGGGTGAACAACGTTTTGCGCTCCGATAGTAACTATGCCCAGAAGTTTTATGTCCTTGCAAACAACTGAGCCTGCAGCTATGCTTGcactgaaagaagaaaaagaaagacaaGTCACAAATTGTAATATTGATGAGTCAGGGGATGTCTGTCTAACAAGGAAACATCAAGACCAAATCGGTATCTTCATTATGACATCACTCGGTTGGTTAATTTATCTAGAGATTCAGCCAAGTTCTAACTTCCCTCGGCAATAAGTGCAAAATGCATTTAAATATTAAGGGTAcgaaatgaaaaacaacttaatcagccaaaaatcacaataaaataacaacttaatttgggggaaaaagagcaaaggataaacaaaaacacgtttcaaaatattaacaatttcattatcaactggaaaaaattaaaaattaaaaatgagccgttgattcgctgttattgcgagaccgagactcTATAGGAGGAGTCTTGGTCTCGCAATAACAGAGAATTGACggctcatttttaatttttaattttttccggttgataatgaaattgttaatattttgaaacgtgttttgtttatcctttcctcttttttccccaaattaagttgttattttattaagGGTGCAGCAAACGTGATCGTAAAAAAATTTGGGCAGTCTCGATTTCTGTTGCGACCTTGGtctctacacaatttctacatcattaaaaattttctttgttccGAAAAAGTTATTAGAGGCACCTAAAAATTAGCCTTTCTAGCCAAATGACTCTTAAAACTTGGAGGTGAATCTGGAGAACTTAGTAGTTGATTCACAAGATTGTGCTGGCACTTTCTGGTACTAATTTACCTATTACTTTGATTACTTGCTCTTTGCAGGGTGTTGAAGCTCTTAAATTGATTGGCATCAGGATGTTGATTACCTACtataaaaccaaaaaaaaaaactaaaataccCTGGGAAAATATGCCATTGACTATGGTCTCATTTCTGATTTGACTGAGATTAGTCTTCAAAACATTTGCGCTTCCACTTACAGCTACCAGGAGGTGGAGATCTTTAAGCCCATTCAGAGTGTAAGAACATGAGCAGTTTAATCCGAAAATTGTTAAGAAAGAGAGAAGGTGTGATTCTATTGTGCACAATCCATCTCCTGAGTCAATgtaaaaccgaaaattttatgagaagaaGAAAGCACTTATACAGTGGAATATTTAGAGATCGAAACAAGAAGGCGGGGGCTTGAAATTTACCTTTCTTTTCAGTGCCCAACACTCTTAAAACATACCAATATAACCAATTTCCTGATACAGGAAACCAATTCTCCTCATTCCCTGTGCaaagaaatttaatttggcCAATTTAATgcccaaaaataaagttttaataAAGAAAGCCCCCCTCCGCCAGCGATAGAATTCTTGCACATGTGAATGGTTTGtgatttaaatacatttactgttgtaaaattttacgagagacaaggtggtgccactggtttcctcgaaTATCAACTCTTGAGCTCAAACTCTCATGGTTCAGGCCGtattggaggggatattccacattacattgagagttcacctctaaaTCTGGTCAAACTCtacatgcacagatagggagcaagtacattagcggAGTTGTGTGGTTCCAGTCTTAAAGTCCCCAAACAAAACGGCAACCCTGGCAAAGTAACTGTGCATGGAGagtgatgtagaggtggactctgaaCATAGCATGGATTATCCCCTCCATTATGGCCTtgactttgagagctttttctgagctttggATTTGATTTCTGAAAAAAGCATTGGCGCCATCAAgattctcacaaaattttctaCGGAGGAGATAATTAAAATGCGAATCTGTGAGACATGAAGGTACTCCTATATTCAGCAATGCCACTGAGCTTATTCCAGCACAATCATTCCACCCACAGCTCATGCTGTGACCCATATCCACTAGGGGTGTTCGAACGAATTCTTGCCGAAACACTATcgatatcgtctcttattgaaactagcggcagtaccgacagtggcgataATATCGTTAACATTCGGCCTTATCGGATTTtcgagagctcgcactcaatgcattgttgccccatTTGTCGGTTTATCAGGCTGCCTGGCCCGGCGGCGCgtgtacaaatggcaacagcttattttcgtcagctccgaaaactctcaTCGCTATtggcaagagcgctcttatcgtaacttttccTTAACGGTgctgtttcggtagcttaccgacaaccgatagaacagccctaatCTCCACTCTATAACGTTATCATGAGAGTAGAGCAGTGAGATAGTGTCTCAATCAAACATGGTAATTGGATGTCCACGACAGTATTGATTTCTCCTCAAATTTTGTGGCACATTTGTAACATAAtgtgttcgaaatttttttgcTGATCGTTCAAGTTTAGTCCAAAAACACAGAGctgcgacaaaaataaaaaaaaacttactggTACGTTGCTTCTTTTCTCTTATCAATGTTCTCCATCATGCACAGGAAGGCAAGTAAATTAGCGATAAGTTGCCTGCCTATGCTAATTGTCAATTGTCACAAGGGCCGAAGATTCACAGAGCGCACAAAATTCTTCAGAAATCACACACTGCATTACGTATGAATTTCAGCGTTATTATGCGTTATTGTTCATGTTCTTCATGCGCAGCGCAGGCATGGTAATTTagggtttttcaaaaaattgtatcgatatttAGAGGTTATAAGTTGTGCTGAATGTAAACAATAAACATGTGTGCGTAAGTGCAGCACTCTCGCGGCTAATTGAGAAAACTAAGGTGTTGATAAGTAGTTGATAAGCACGGGCATTGGTTTCGACCGGCGAAAAACTCGAAAAACTCACTCTACAGGTCACTTCACGCATATATGTATGTACTCAATTGACCAGGAATATTGAAATATTTCCGGTTATGATTCATAGCGTGAAAGCTGCCCTGGATTTtcctaccatattttttttttaaaaatcacagGAAAAATCGCGCATTTCCCGTGATACCGAGGTGAAAAACGTTTAATTTGTCGGGATTTACGAATTCGCATGGAATATCGCGTATTTCTCTCGATATTGAGATGACACTCGCTTAACTTCTCACTGCGGAACATGCGGAAACCAAgcaagcaactatttgaactccggagtaggcatgtggtatcacgcaaaattgaaggaaaattttagcGCTTCGCCTGTCTCAGGTACCGGACGTCTGTGATataaaaattggatatttttcACGATATTTATGTGAATGTTGCGTGTTCTTTAGTGTTCACCAAGATGTTCACCGGCTGGAAAATTTGCACATTTTCCGCGATATTGCGATGATCGATCcgtaatttctcaatttttttagaaaaaaaaaaaatcgctggaAAAGTCAGGCATTTCCCGCGATACCGAAGTGATAAGTGCGTAATTCCTTCAGATTTCACGAATCCGATGGAAATGTTGTGTATTTCTCGCGATATTGAGACAACACTCGCGTTACTCCTCACTTTTTCTCACGCGGAAAtaaagcgagcaactattcggcctccggaAGCGCTAGCCTTTTTACCCAAAAATAAATCTGTACAAACATGAACGCAATATTATTTGAGGGActaggaggacaaggcgtacaagtgcaatttttgaaaaaaatttagatattaatgatttcaagtaaaactagtcgtagtgtatattctatgaaaaattccctcccaaattccgaatttttcagCAACAAAAAAGCCAGTTTGAACTTTATCTTACCaccataagaatcgatgtaattttgaaacctcgtacagatatttctcgaaatatcaaaaactgcacttattctCCTAGCCCCTCATTTGAATCTtcataaattggactacatacCTATTGCAATTAttcagaactaaaatttcttgcTCGGTTTATCATAATGACCactagtttccctgtgcacataagtggttttacaaatgagccagaaatgaaTTGTACTTCCTAATCGCAAAACGCAGTTCAAATATACAATTGGTTGAAGTAAagagggaaagagaaaaaaattcgtatatttatctctgattgcaacgttgttGTGCTCAGctcacaatttatttttctatgagAAAACCAGCCATTAGTTTTTATATAAGTTTTTGTGAAttccttctcccccccccccccccccatcgagAGGCTTGCAGAATAATCAGAGGCATTTTTACTTAGTATTTTCAAactataaaatattttaaaatgtggtACTGGTatcaaaatataaatattttaaaatgtggtACTgatattatgaattttttcgaCTATGGACAGCCATTGACTTGCATGTTTTGTAAATTAATAGCGCAATTGATTTTAGTGCATCCTATTCTTGTGGCAAAACAGAGCAGATAACTTCCGAAGATGACTTCCGGCAGAAAATCTGCGTTCAAACTCTAAAAGAGCGGATCGAATTCAGAGGATTTCGACGTTTCCACCACCGGATGTTGATGATTTTGCTCACATAATCGGGCGGCGTGCAGTGAAAAGTGAATGCGAACAGGGTTCTTGCTATCTGGGGAAAGGGTAACAGACATCCTGTCATCTCTCTGTTTGAATTCGGGCGGCACGCGCTGAATCAGTTCTCGAAGGAAAGGAAAAACGAAAAGCGACGGAGACGACACACACACAGGCGCGACACCAACACGGGCAGGATACAGGGATACATAGTCTGCCGGTGCAGTCACCCTTGCGCGGGCCAATCACAATCAGTGTTGCCCCACTCCACGCCGATCGTGTCATGCAGATTCATCAAGTTTCGGCCCTTTTCGGTTATTAGTGTTCGCTCGAGTTGGTCGTAACGTCGCACCCGGTCGGAGTGAGGCCCTCGTGGCTGCAAGtaattttcctttcatgaaaGGTTTTAAGACTCTTACATTGCATCTCGTTACTTTCCTCGTTTGTTTCGCGAGAACTCTTCGGTGTGCGTGTGTGGAAACGATCGTGCGAATAAGTTCGTTGCTTGAGTTGAGTCCTTCATCCTCTCGAAAGTTAAGTTACCAACTTGTGCCCGGCGTCGGAGTGAATTGACTGAAGGCAAATGGTGCCCAAAATTTCCATGGATTCTCGTATTTTAATTTCGTTTCGTCGTCTTCGGCAGTTATTTTCGCCGTGCGTGCCTCGGTGCCCCGTGTGTTTCGCGAAAACTCCTCAGCAATGTACATGAAAACGATCGTGTCTATCAATGTGTCATTGGATTGGATGATGGCCgccattgtgatttttttctcgaaatttttagtGATTCGCTCCTGGCGTTTGGCCTCGTGTTCGCGTATTTCTATGTGTGTGTTCGCGTATTTCTATGTGTGTGTTCGCGGTATTTCCTGAACTTACAGTATCGGCCTCGCGTTTGAAGTGTGTCGGCGTCTTCTCAATCTACTTACCacgattaatttaattaattgttCCATACCTTTGAAAGAGTCTGGTATCTGGTCGTAGCTTCCTTTGATGTGTGTCTATCTTGGCGTTGGTCTGGATTCAGGTCAGAACTATTTAGCACATTACTTACCTAGATTCTGCTCAGATTTGGTgtcatgttttcaaaattgtgtgttACTCATAGTTTACTCACCTCTTTCTCGTCTTCCTT is a window from the Bemisia tabaci chromosome 5, PGI_BMITA_v3 genome containing:
- the LOC109032756 gene encoding dynactin subunit 6 — translated: MMENIDKRKEATYHASIAAGSVVCKDIKLLGIVTIGAQNVVHPRASILAENGPIVIGDGNIFEEQTVIRNKLPKDASGQPQTLFIGNNNMFEVSCVCEAKAVGDNCVLEAKCYVGPEVEITNGCFIGAACRLTLPEKLPENFSVCGTNHLRKIMSDKPLSLALQRDHLAKVLPNYHHLKKPRQSSTTEGVIIKKEPEESLVS